In one window of Ostrinia nubilalis chromosome 19, ilOstNubi1.1, whole genome shotgun sequence DNA:
- the LOC135081244 gene encoding putative nuclease HARBI1, with translation MNAINAIVHLANNADPARRRKLYRQRSNPFDLRDLNFKIKYRFNKDTVRTIIDLVEDDLVQSARGGGTCPELQVLVAIRCWGRREVQDDAGDLHGLSQPTVSRICARVAHAIANKANSFIKMPITIGEQERISAKFRAIKNFPGVIGAIDCTHIKIKKTGGYMAQYYINRKGYYSLNVQVVCDADLKIMDIVARWRGSTHDSRIFMESNIKQRFEDRQFRGRLIGDSGYPLLPYLFTPILRPSRPEEEAYNNAHISTRNTVERCFGVWKQRFQCLLHGLPVSLQNGKAVIIALAVLHNIAIDMNDTLLEQHMEQVPVTPQLSTENSVHDNRPSLLRRRSQLILQNFINQHF, from the exons atgaatgctataaatgcaattgtgcatttagccaataatgccgacccagcgcgacgtagaaagctctaccgccaacgaagcaacccattcgatttgcgggacctaaattttaaaataaaatataggttcaataaggacacagtgcgcaccatcatagatttggtggaagatgatctggttcagagcgctagaggtggtggcacgtgtcctgaactgcaagttttagtggccataagatgttggggacgtcgtgag gtacaagatgatgctggtgacctccatggcctaagtcagccgacagtgagccggatatgcgccagagtcgcgcatgcaatcgcgaataaggcaaattccttcatcaaaatgcctatcactataggagagcaggaaagaattagtgccaaatttagagcaattaaaaattttcctggggtgataggagccatagattgcacccacattaaaattaaaaaaaccggaggttacatggcccagtactatattaatagaaaaggctattattccctgaatgttcag gttgtctgtgatgctgacctcaaaataatggatatagtggctagatggcgaggcagtacacatgacagtcgaatttttatggagagcaatataaaacaacgatttgaggataggcagtttagaggacgccttattggcgattcgggctaccctcttctgccatatctatttacacctattttaaggcctagtcgtccagaagaagaagcatacaataatgctcacatctcaactaggaacactgttgaaaggtgttttggggtgtggaagcagcggttccaatgcctactccatggcttaccagtaagcctccaaaatggaaaagctgtgatcatagcattggctgtattacataatatagccattgatatgaatgacacattgttag aacaacatatggagcaggtccctgtaactccgcaactttcgacggagaacagtgttcacgacaaccgaccttcattgttgaggcgtaggtcgcagttgatactacaaaattttataaatcaacatttttga
- the LOC135081358 gene encoding uncharacterized protein LOC135081358, protein MEAKGVVLNGGNWPAWRLQTTIMLKARGLYEVVTVEKPEKGDRAMIEQWEARDSKAQELIVLRVDEEVLNYLATCETSKEMWVKLTNLYESKSKVGVHLIQQKFYNLKYEGPMAKFLSNVEEIVTRLKTMKEEISEKMVVTKIIMSLPSSYKHFVSAWESVPESEQTISNLSARLLVEEESCKVEEEEVTAALVSNSKKKMSENKCYNFKGDCKNR, encoded by the coding sequence ATGGAGGCAAAAGGCGTGGTGCTCAATGGGGGCAATTGGCCGGCGTGGAGGCTGCAAACAACTATTATGCTAAAGGCTCGTGGTTTGTACGAAGTGGTTACCGTTGAAAAGCCAGAAAAGGGGGATCGAGCCATGATTGAGCAGTGGGAGGCCAGGGACAGTAAAGCACAAGAACTCATCGTGCTACGTGTAGATGAGGAGGTATTGAATTACCTAGCAACATGTGAAACCAGCAAGGAGATGTGGGTCAAACTTACCAACCTCTACGAATCAAAGTCCAAAGTCGGTGTACATTTGATCCAACAAAAATTCTACAATTTGAAGTATGAGGGGCCAATGGCTAAATTCCTCTCCAACGTAGAAGAAATAGTAACAAGACTAAAAACCATGAAAGAAGAAATCTCAGAGAAGATGGTTGTCACCAAGATCATTATGAGTCTGCCGAGCAGCTATAAACACTTCGTGTCAGCATGGGAGTCGGTTCCGGAGAGCGAGCAAACCATCAGTAATTTATCTGCAAGGCTATTGGTTGAAGAGGAAAGCTGCAAAGTTGAGGAAGAAGAGGTCACAGCGGCTCTGGTGTCAAATAGTAAGAAGAAAATGAGTGAAAATAAGTGTTACAATTTTAAGGGAGATTgcaaaaatagataa